Proteins from one Desulfonema limicola genomic window:
- a CDS encoding sigma 54-interacting transcriptional regulator — protein sequence MLKLNYPLTLLLVKICEEIRRLQEKELRYQRIFENTGTGLVIFGKDLVISMVNSGFEEITGYSREEVEGKKKLTEFISEPDRKIAINYHSMRSNGENPPCEYELMLIDRHENIKHILFKIDVIDSTQERVASLTEITRLKLIEKVVWENERQISLLTARMSEMEYKRRTELKTGKNEKNLHKKNIIFAGIVCKSPSMQKVCEQILDAAANDASVVIYGETGTGKDLAARAIHNMSNRSQNEFVAINCGAIPDSLFESEFFGYRAYA from the coding sequence ATGTTGAAGTTAAATTATCCACTGACGTTATTGCTGGTTAAAATATGTGAAGAGATTCGCAGATTACAGGAAAAAGAGTTAAGATATCAGAGAATTTTTGAAAATACAGGAACAGGTCTTGTTATTTTCGGAAAAGATCTTGTTATTTCTATGGTAAATTCAGGATTTGAAGAAATAACAGGTTATTCCAGAGAAGAAGTAGAAGGAAAAAAGAAATTGACTGAATTTATCTCAGAGCCTGATCGTAAAATTGCGATAAATTATCACAGCATGAGAAGTAACGGAGAAAATCCTCCTTGTGAATATGAGCTTATGTTAATTGACAGACATGAGAATATAAAGCATATTCTATTTAAAATTGATGTGATAGACAGCACACAGGAAAGAGTTGCTTCTTTGACTGAGATTACCAGGCTAAAACTTATTGAAAAAGTTGTCTGGGAAAATGAAAGACAGATTTCTCTGTTGACAGCAAGAATGTCTGAGATGGAGTATAAAAGACGTACTGAGCTGAAAACAGGGAAAAATGAAAAAAATTTACACAAAAAAAACATAATTTTTGCTGGCATTGTATGCAAAAGCCCGTCCATGCAGAAGGTATGTGAACAAATATTAGATGCTGCGGCAAATGATGCCAGTGTGGTGATTTATGGTGAAACCGGAACCGGTAAGGATTTGGCTGCCAGGGCCATACACAATATGAGTAATCGTTCTCAAAATGAATTTGTTGCCATTAATTGCGGAGCAATCCCGGATTCTCTTTTTGAAAGCGAATTCTTTGGATATAGAGCCTACGCATAA